One Chrysiogenia bacterium DNA window includes the following coding sequences:
- a CDS encoding response regulator, whose protein sequence is MSGHRVVVCEDDPSTSLLLTKAIGTLPGDVKVVTFESVGKALLELQKNSTDLLILDHMMAGVNGLDGLKHIRKAEWGKALPVIVYSAADIEREAIAAGANRFLRKPLPIGEIRKAVREILGLDGD, encoded by the coding sequence ATGAGCGGTCACCGCGTTGTCGTCTGCGAGGACGATCCCTCCACCTCCTTGCTGCTCACAAAGGCCATCGGCACCCTGCCGGGCGATGTGAAGGTCGTGACCTTTGAGAGTGTGGGAAAGGCGCTGCTGGAGCTGCAGAAGAACTCGACCGACCTGCTCATCCTCGATCACATGATGGCGGGGGTGAACGGGCTCGACGGTCTCAAACACATCCGCAAGGCCGAGTGGGGGAAAGCCCTGCCGGTGATCGTCTACTCGGCCGCCGACATCGAGCGCGAAGCCATTGCCGCCGGCGCCAACCGCTTCCTTCGAAAGCCGCTTCCCATCGGAGAGATCCGCAAGGCTGTCAGGGAAATTCTCGGTCTCGACGGAGACTGA